One region of Gemmatimonadaceae bacterium genomic DNA includes:
- a CDS encoding type II secretion system F family protein: MPTFAYTARTTSGDLKQSTIDAPSRDDAVAQLRRQRLTIVKVDEAKSTPKKKMGGSVSMRDIVIFTRQFSTMINAGLPLVQALDILAKQTENKTLASVVREVVFDVESGHTVADAMRKHPKAFSDLYTNMVAAGEAGGILDTILNRLAIFMEKNDALVRKVKGAMIYPTVIMCVAALCVVILLWKVIPVFASMFQSVGQELPLPTQVVIGLSHFVNGYWWAIIAGGAGAAFAVKQYYGTSQGQLVIDRFLLKVPVLGDVLRKSAVSRFTRTLGTLISSGVSILDGLEITARTSGNRVVQDAVMSSRASIAGGDTIAGPLQKSEVFPPMVISMIAVGEQTGGLDEMLTKIADFYDDEVDAAVSALLSLLEPVMIVFLGVVVGGMIVAMYLPIFDMVNAVK; encoded by the coding sequence ATGCCTACGTTTGCCTATACGGCCCGGACCACCAGCGGTGACCTGAAGCAGTCGACGATCGACGCGCCCAGTCGCGACGACGCCGTGGCCCAGCTGCGCCGGCAGCGCCTGACGATCGTCAAGGTCGACGAGGCGAAGTCCACGCCCAAGAAGAAGATGGGCGGCTCGGTCAGCATGCGCGACATCGTCATTTTCACGCGGCAGTTCTCGACGATGATCAACGCCGGCCTGCCGCTCGTGCAGGCGCTCGACATCCTGGCCAAGCAGACCGAAAACAAGACGCTCGCGAGTGTGGTGCGTGAGGTCGTGTTCGACGTCGAGTCGGGTCACACGGTGGCCGACGCGATGCGCAAGCATCCCAAGGCATTTTCCGACCTGTACACGAACATGGTCGCGGCCGGTGAGGCGGGCGGTATCCTCGATACCATCCTGAATCGCCTCGCGATCTTCATGGAAAAGAACGATGCCCTCGTCCGCAAGGTGAAGGGCGCGATGATCTACCCCACCGTGATCATGTGCGTGGCCGCGTTGTGCGTGGTCATCCTGCTGTGGAAGGTCATACCCGTCTTCGCCAGCATGTTCCAGAGTGTCGGCCAGGAGCTTCCGCTCCCCACGCAGGTGGTCATCGGGCTGTCGCACTTCGTGAACGGCTACTGGTGGGCGATCATCGCCGGTGGCGCCGGGGCGGCATTCGCGGTGAAGCAGTACTACGGCACGTCGCAGGGGCAGCTGGTCATCGACCGCTTCCTGCTCAAGGTGCCGGTGCTGGGTGATGTGCTCCGCAAGTCGGCGGTCTCACGCTTCACGCGCACGCTCGGCACGCTCATTTCGTCGGGTGTGAGCATCCTCGACGGCCTCGAGATCACGGCCCGTACGTCGGGCAACCGCGTGGTGCAGGACGCCGTCATGAGCTCGCGCGCCAGCATTGCCGGTGGTGACACGATCGCCGGCCCGCTCCAGAAGAGCGAAGTCTTCCCGCCCATGGTGATCAGCATGATCGCCGTCGGTGAGCAGACCGGTGGTCTGGACGAAATGCTCACCAAGATCGCCGACTTCTACGATGACGAAGTGGACGCCGCCGTGAGCGCGCTCCTCTCGCTGCTCGAACCGGTCATGATCGTATTCCTCGGCGTGGTCGTAGGCGGCATGATCGTGGCGATGTACCTGCCGATCTTCGACATGGTGAATGCGGTGAAGTAG
- a CDS encoding type IV pilus twitching motility protein PilT has translation MTPPAPSPVSLRTLLDEMIEREASDLHITAGERPKLRVDGDVVNSTVDHLLTPRDTLQLAYSVLTENQKKRFEMEDELDFSFGIANLSRFRGNVFKQRGCVSMVIRSIPFTIKTFEELQVPAVIKGFAERPRGLVLVTGPTGSGKSTTLAAMIDKINTERRAHIITVEDPIEFIHRHRNCIINQREVGSDTKSFASALKYALREDPDVILVGEMRDLETIQAALTIAETGHLVLATLHTNSAAEAINRIIDVFPSHQQSQVRAQLAFVLEGIVTQVLLPKMSGRGRAMAAEVLVVTPAIRALIRDDKVHQIYSLMQSGKKFGMQTLNDALYQLYVSRQVSADECVRCAGDPNEFLRMIGKSPTDDGAPVTPIGNRATDRPLAGAGGRR, from the coding sequence ATGACGCCTCCAGCCCCATCCCCCGTCTCGCTCCGCACCCTCCTCGATGAAATGATCGAGCGGGAGGCGTCCGACTTGCACATCACGGCCGGTGAGCGGCCGAAATTGCGCGTGGACGGCGATGTGGTGAACTCGACCGTGGACCATCTCCTGACGCCGCGCGACACCCTGCAGTTGGCGTACTCGGTCCTCACGGAGAACCAGAAGAAGCGCTTCGAGATGGAGGACGAGCTCGATTTCTCGTTCGGCATCGCGAACCTGAGCCGTTTCCGCGGCAATGTGTTCAAGCAACGCGGCTGCGTGAGCATGGTGATCCGAAGCATCCCCTTCACGATCAAGACGTTCGAGGAGCTGCAGGTCCCGGCGGTGATCAAGGGGTTCGCCGAGCGCCCGCGTGGCCTCGTGCTCGTGACCGGCCCGACCGGCTCCGGCAAGAGCACGACGCTGGCGGCGATGATCGACAAGATCAACACCGAGCGGCGCGCGCACATCATCACGGTGGAAGACCCGATCGAATTCATCCACCGGCACCGCAACTGCATCATCAACCAGCGCGAAGTCGGCTCCGACACCAAGAGCTTTGCGTCGGCGCTCAAGTACGCGTTGCGTGAAGATCCGGATGTGATCCTGGTGGGCGAAATGCGCGACCTGGAGACCATCCAGGCCGCGCTCACGATTGCCGAAACCGGTCACCTCGTGCTGGCCACGCTGCACACGAACAGCGCCGCCGAGGCGATCAACCGCATCATCGACGTCTTCCCGAGCCATCAGCAGAGCCAGGTGCGGGCGCAGTTGGCGTTCGTGCTTGAGGGGATCGTGACGCAGGTGCTGCTCCCCAAGATGTCGGGGCGCGGCCGCGCAATGGCCGCCGAGGTGCTGGTGGTGACGCCGGCGATCCGGGCGCTCATTCGCGACGACAAGGTGCATCAGATCTACTCGCTGATGCAGTCGGGCAAGAAGTTCGGCATGCAGACGCTGAACGACGCGTTGTACCAGCTGTACGTGTCGCGCCAGGTGAGCGCGGACGAGTGCGTCCGGTGCGCGGGCGATCCGAACGAGTTCCTGCGGATGATCGGCAAGTCGCCGACCGACGACGGGGCTCCGGTGACGCCGATCGGAAACCGTGCCACCGATCGCCCGCTGGCTGGGGCGGGCGGCCGACGCTGA